The following are encoded in a window of Brockia lithotrophica genomic DNA:
- a CDS encoding UbiA-like polyprenyltransferase, translated as MAGDARELEGQVPRSAWERFLVFLEMIKFEHTVFALPFAYVGLVLGSFYVRGTWPTLWMWAWTTVAMVAARTLAMTLNRIIDREIDAANPRTRARALPRGLIGVREAWAYAIASFGVFVLAAAMLNTTALLLLPLAAGILFLYSFTKRFTAWSHLVLGAADALAPLGGWVAATASLHGPSVWLFLAVTFWVAGFDVLYALQDEEFDRAHGLHSLPARYGAETAIRIARVFHVLTVLFLLALVGTAGLGAWYLAGVGAAAAILVYEHSLVRPGDLSRLDAAFFTMNGVMSVVLFAFVLLNYLV; from the coding sequence GTGGCGGGGGATGCGCGCGAACTCGAGGGACAAGTCCCGCGTTCGGCGTGGGAGCGCTTCCTCGTCTTTCTCGAGATGATCAAATTTGAACACACGGTCTTTGCCCTTCCCTTTGCGTACGTCGGCCTCGTCCTCGGAAGCTTCTACGTCCGGGGGACGTGGCCTACCCTCTGGATGTGGGCGTGGACGACCGTGGCCATGGTGGCGGCGCGCACGCTGGCGATGACGCTCAACCGGATCATCGACCGCGAAATCGACGCCGCCAACCCGCGCACGCGCGCCCGTGCGCTCCCCCGCGGCCTTATCGGTGTCCGGGAGGCGTGGGCGTACGCGATCGCCTCCTTTGGCGTGTTCGTCTTGGCCGCGGCCATGCTCAACACCACCGCCCTCCTCCTCCTCCCGCTTGCGGCGGGGATCCTCTTCCTCTATTCGTTTACGAAGCGCTTTACGGCCTGGAGTCACCTCGTCCTTGGAGCGGCGGACGCCCTTGCCCCCTTGGGCGGTTGGGTGGCGGCCACGGCCTCGCTTCACGGTCCGTCTGTATGGCTCTTTCTCGCAGTGACCTTTTGGGTGGCGGGCTTCGATGTCCTCTACGCCTTGCAGGACGAGGAGTTCGACCGCGCCCACGGCCTGCACTCCCTCCCGGCGCGCTACGGGGCGGAAACGGCGATCCGCATCGCCCGTGTGTTTCACGTCCTCACCGTTCTCTTCCTTCTCGCCCTCGTGGGGACTGCTGGGCTCGGCGCCTGGTACCTTGCCGGTGTGGGCGCTGCCGCGGCGATCCTCGTCTACGAACACTCTCTCGTGCGCCCCGGAGATCTGAGCCGTCTGGACGCCGCCTTTTTCACGATGAACGGCGTGATGAGCGTCGTCCTCTTCGCCTTCGTTCTCTTGAACTACCTCGTCTGA
- the aroB gene encoding 3-dehydroquinate synthase, with protein MTATAHTRWIRQDRVEYPVVVGEGVLDELCSYLASAPPRGAGLVPAPEVPHVLFTDTTVNALYGDRVEALLRACGLEVFRVVVPAGEASKSLATYEWAVGEMLQGGAGRKSVLFALGGGVVGDLGGFVAATYMRGIAFVQLPTTILAHDSAVGGKVGIDHPLAKNALGVFAFPRAVLYDTALLRTLPPREVRSGLAEVVKHAFLEGEEYVSFLEAEAEKIMALDPGALAEALLRGIAVKADVVSRDPYETLGIREVLNLGHTVGHALETLGGYRSLLHGEAVALGLAVESRIAERLGILAHGVRMRLEALLARFGFDLRWPEGEAYDPASVVRVMLRDKKNVRKKIRFVFLTDLGKTEFRELASEESEAHLRAVLREGA; from the coding sequence ATGACCGCAACCGCGCACACGCGTTGGATCCGGCAAGACCGGGTGGAGTACCCCGTCGTCGTAGGCGAAGGAGTTTTGGACGAGCTCTGCTCGTACCTCGCATCCGCGCCACCCCGGGGGGCGGGGCTCGTTCCCGCGCCGGAAGTTCCGCACGTGCTCTTTACGGACACTACGGTAAACGCCCTCTACGGCGACCGCGTCGAAGCCCTCCTTCGCGCCTGTGGGCTCGAGGTTTTCCGCGTCGTCGTCCCCGCCGGCGAGGCTTCCAAGAGCCTCGCCACGTACGAATGGGCGGTGGGGGAGATGCTCCAGGGAGGCGCCGGACGAAAAAGCGTCCTCTTCGCCCTCGGCGGCGGCGTCGTCGGAGACCTCGGCGGATTTGTCGCCGCCACGTACATGCGGGGGATCGCCTTCGTCCAGCTTCCCACGACGATCCTCGCCCACGACTCCGCCGTCGGCGGGAAAGTGGGGATCGACCACCCCCTTGCGAAAAACGCCCTTGGCGTCTTCGCCTTTCCCCGGGCCGTCCTCTACGACACGGCGCTCCTCCGCACGCTTCCTCCGCGCGAGGTGCGTTCGGGGCTTGCGGAAGTCGTGAAACACGCCTTTCTCGAAGGGGAGGAGTACGTGTCCTTCCTCGAGGCGGAAGCAGAAAAGATCATGGCCTTAGATCCCGGCGCGCTCGCCGAAGCCCTCCTTCGGGGAATTGCGGTAAAGGCGGACGTCGTATCCCGCGACCCCTACGAGACGCTGGGCATCCGCGAGGTCCTCAACCTCGGCCACACCGTAGGCCACGCCTTGGAAACGCTCGGGGGCTACCGGTCTTTACTTCACGGGGAGGCTGTGGCCCTTGGGCTCGCCGTGGAGTCGCGCATCGCGGAACGCCTGGGGATTTTGGCCCATGGCGTGCGCATGCGCCTCGAAGCGCTCCTCGCGCGCTTCGGCTTCGACCTCCGCTGGCCGGAAGGGGAAGCGTACGACCCCGCCTCCGTCGTCCGGGTGATGCTTCGGGACAAGAAGAACGTGCGGAAAAAGATCCGCTTCGTGTTTCTCACGGATTTGGGGAAGACAGAATTTCGCGAGCTGGCCTCCGAGGAATCCGAAGCCCACCTTCGGGCCGTCCTCCGCGAGGGAGCGTAA
- a CDS encoding polyprenyl synthetase family protein, with protein sequence MRTVSFPELYAMFAETLNLVEDRLESLLEGDHPLFFEGTVHLLRAGGKRLRPLLALIAARVGESFARERGGGAYSGEAPEERERRLVHLGVSLELVHMASLVHDDVVDAADLRRGRATVRARWGEGAAVLLGDMLFAKALEEISSIGDRLAAEVLARAVYEMSVGEIVQLGDLYRPVTCREYLRRIRRKTALLIAASARLGARLGGAPPDVERRIGRFGYYAGMAFQLTDDLLDFVGTEEELGKPRGHDLAQGHVTLPTLLALRDPVLGPEALAALRTRRTAELLPDLVARMHERGIFEESRAFVARYVAKGEETLVPLRDRDGVAYLEGILHFIARRKY encoded by the coding sequence GTGAGGACGGTATCGTTTCCCGAGCTCTACGCGATGTTTGCCGAAACCCTCAACCTCGTCGAGGACCGCCTCGAATCCCTTCTGGAGGGCGACCATCCGCTCTTCTTCGAAGGGACGGTCCACCTCCTTCGGGCGGGGGGGAAGCGCCTGCGCCCGCTTTTGGCCTTGATCGCCGCCCGTGTGGGCGAGTCTTTCGCACGGGAGCGGGGCGGAGGCGCGTACTCCGGAGAAGCGCCGGAGGAGCGGGAGCGGCGTCTCGTCCACTTGGGCGTTTCGTTGGAGCTCGTCCACATGGCGAGCCTCGTGCACGACGACGTCGTCGACGCCGCCGACCTTCGGCGCGGGCGCGCCACGGTGCGGGCGCGCTGGGGGGAAGGGGCGGCGGTCCTCCTGGGGGACATGTTGTTTGCCAAGGCGCTCGAGGAAATCTCGAGCATCGGCGACCGCCTCGCGGCGGAGGTCCTGGCGAGGGCGGTGTACGAGATGTCCGTTGGCGAGATCGTGCAGCTCGGGGACCTCTACCGCCCGGTGACGTGCCGCGAATACCTGCGCCGCATTCGGCGGAAGACGGCGCTCCTCATCGCCGCAAGTGCCCGCCTCGGCGCCCGCCTTGGGGGTGCGCCGCCGGACGTCGAACGCCGCATCGGCCGCTTTGGATACTACGCGGGGATGGCCTTTCAGCTTACGGACGACCTCCTCGACTTCGTAGGCACCGAAGAAGAGCTCGGGAAGCCCCGGGGGCACGACCTCGCCCAGGGCCACGTCACCTTGCCGACGCTCCTCGCCCTGCGCGATCCCGTGCTCGGACCGGAGGCGCTCGCGGCACTCCGCACCCGGAGGACGGCGGAACTCCTCCCGGACCTCGTCGCCCGCATGCACGAACGCGGGATCTTCGAGGAAAGCCGCGCGTTCGTCGCCCGCTACGTGGCGAAGGGGGAGGAAACACTCGTTCCCCTTCGCGATCGCGACGGCGTGGCGTATCTCGAGGGGATTCTGCATTTCATCGCTCGTCGGAAATACTGA
- a CDS encoding menaquinone biosynthetic enzyme MqnA/MqnD family protein, protein MLRVGRIDYANTLPMYFYLDARSLAGVAEFVSTYPAELNRKMAAGEVDMGPISSFAYGQHSREYLLLPHLSVSARGKVRSILLFLRRPLPEIRRQGRVRLALTNRSATSAHLVQILFRGFYGLEVEGRSHEPELRAMLAEHDGALLIGDEAIREAFRARGLFVYDVGELWFAETGLPMTYAVFAVREDTWKRRTASVEVVYRELLQSRRLSERDFRPLVEAVQGEVGGDAEFWHAYFSGLSFDLGPEEEAGLALYFSWARRLGFLQEDVRLRYASLASV, encoded by the coding sequence ATGCTCCGCGTGGGACGGATCGACTACGCAAACACACTCCCCATGTACTTCTACCTCGACGCCCGCTCCCTCGCCGGGGTGGCAGAATTCGTCTCCACGTATCCCGCCGAGCTCAACCGCAAGATGGCCGCCGGCGAGGTGGACATGGGCCCCATATCTTCGTTTGCCTACGGGCAGCATTCCCGGGAGTACCTCCTCCTGCCCCATCTGTCCGTGAGCGCGCGCGGCAAGGTGCGCTCCATCCTCCTCTTCCTCCGCCGCCCCCTTCCCGAAATCCGTCGCCAGGGGCGCGTGCGCCTCGCGCTCACAAACCGTTCGGCGACGAGCGCGCACCTCGTCCAAATCCTCTTTCGCGGGTTTTACGGCCTAGAAGTAGAGGGCCGTTCCCATGAACCCGAACTTCGGGCGATGCTCGCCGAGCACGATGGCGCGCTCCTCATCGGCGACGAGGCGATTCGCGAGGCATTTCGGGCACGGGGGCTTTTCGTGTATGATGTAGGGGAACTCTGGTTTGCGGAAACGGGCCTTCCCATGACGTACGCCGTCTTCGCCGTGCGCGAAGATACGTGGAAGCGCCGCACGGCTTCCGTCGAGGTCGTATACCGGGAACTCCTCCAAAGCCGTCGGCTTTCGGAGCGGGACTTCCGCCCTCTCGTGGAAGCCGTACAGGGCGAGGTCGGAGGCGACGCGGAGTTTTGGCACGCCTACTTCTCCGGCCTCTCCTTCGACCTTGGGCCAGAAGAGGAGGCCGGCCTCGCGCTTTACTTCTCCTGGGCGCGCCGCCTCGGCTTTTTGCAGGAGGACGTTCGACTCCGCTACGCGAGCCTCGCGTCCGTATAG
- a CDS encoding CheR family methyltransferase, whose product MEERFDDASYRVFVEGVRRRFGIDLGQYKEAQMRRRITSLIRRRGFSGYAEYFAAVERDEELRREFLDRITINVSEFFRNPDRWEDLDRYVLAEILAKTTARLWSAACAGGEEPYTLAMLVHARRRSFVGVTLLATDIDEDALARARRGRYPESAVRLVPPEFAARYLIRVGDEYEVVPELRRAVYFRRHDLLRDPYERGFDLIVNRNVAIYFTDAGKEHLYRELSRSLRPGGYLFVGSTEQIFSSERYGLRQVYPFIYRKVGDPT is encoded by the coding sequence ATGGAGGAGCGCTTCGACGACGCTTCCTACCGCGTCTTCGTAGAGGGAGTCCGCCGCCGCTTCGGGATCGACCTCGGGCAGTACAAGGAGGCACAAATGCGCCGGCGGATCACGAGCCTCATCCGCCGGCGCGGCTTTTCCGGATACGCGGAGTACTTCGCCGCCGTAGAGCGCGACGAAGAGCTGCGTCGAGAATTCCTCGACCGGATCACGATCAACGTCTCCGAGTTTTTCCGCAACCCCGACCGCTGGGAAGATCTCGACCGGTACGTCCTCGCGGAAATCCTTGCGAAGACCACGGCGCGCCTGTGGAGCGCGGCGTGCGCCGGCGGCGAAGAACCGTACACCTTGGCGATGCTCGTGCACGCCCGCAGGAGGAGCTTCGTCGGAGTTACGCTATTGGCCACGGACATCGACGAAGACGCCCTCGCCCGCGCGCGGCGCGGCCGCTACCCGGAATCCGCCGTACGCCTCGTCCCTCCGGAGTTCGCTGCCCGCTACCTCATCCGCGTCGGGGACGAATACGAGGTCGTGCCGGAACTAAGGCGCGCGGTCTACTTTCGCCGCCACGACCTCCTGCGCGACCCGTACGAGCGGGGGTTCGACCTCATCGTGAACCGCAACGTCGCCATCTACTTCACGGATGCGGGAAAGGAGCACCTCTACCGGGAGCTCTCCCGTTCCCTGCGCCCTGGGGGCTACCTCTTCGTCGGGAGCACGGAGCAGATCTTTTCCTCCGAACGCTACGGACTTAGGCAGGTGTACCCGTTCATCTACCGCAAGGTCGGAGATCCGACGTAG
- the aroC gene encoding chorismate synthase — translation MRYLTAGESHGPALVGIVEGFPAGLAVAAADIDRELARRQGGYGRGGRQTIERDRVRILAGVRHGRTTGAPIALYLENRDHENWREALSPEPPSLPDDLSPEERDRRLRRVWAPRPGHADLAGVLKYGHTDVRDVLERASARETAMRVAIGALARRLLAELGIVVVGQVKALGGVVSRVDLLSLPPEEVRQRTEASAVYTLDPEAEGEMIRRIDEARREGDTLGGVLEVAVWGLPPGVGSYVHWDRKLDARLARAAMSVQAIKGVEIGDGFSLADRRGSEAHDAITYDAERGFVRPTNRAGGIEGGMSNGMPILLRAAKKPIPTLMKNPLPSVDLRTKEPVRAAVERSDVTAVPAALVVLENVIAWEIAAALVETFPADRFDDLRDAVARARERMRG, via the coding sequence GTGCGCTACCTCACGGCAGGGGAATCCCACGGGCCGGCGCTCGTGGGCATTGTCGAAGGCTTTCCGGCGGGACTTGCGGTTGCGGCGGCAGACATCGACCGCGAGTTGGCGCGCCGGCAAGGAGGGTACGGCCGCGGAGGGCGGCAGACCATCGAACGCGACCGCGTGCGGATTCTCGCGGGCGTCCGCCACGGAAGGACTACGGGAGCGCCCATCGCGCTCTACCTGGAAAACCGCGACCACGAAAACTGGCGCGAGGCCCTCTCCCCCGAGCCCCCCTCGCTTCCCGATGACCTCTCGCCGGAAGAGCGGGACCGCCGCCTCCGGCGCGTGTGGGCCCCTCGTCCGGGCCACGCCGACCTCGCCGGAGTTCTCAAGTACGGCCACACGGACGTTCGCGACGTGCTCGAGCGCGCGAGCGCCCGCGAGACGGCCATGCGCGTGGCCATCGGTGCCCTCGCCCGCCGCCTCCTCGCCGAACTCGGGATCGTCGTGGTGGGGCAGGTAAAGGCCCTAGGCGGGGTGGTGTCGCGCGTCGACCTCTTGTCCCTCCCCCCCGAGGAAGTCCGGCAGCGCACGGAGGCCTCCGCCGTGTATACTTTAGATCCCGAAGCGGAAGGGGAGATGATCCGCCGCATCGACGAGGCGCGGCGGGAAGGAGATACCCTCGGCGGGGTTCTGGAAGTGGCCGTTTGGGGGCTTCCTCCCGGGGTCGGCTCCTACGTGCACTGGGACCGGAAGCTCGACGCCCGCCTCGCCCGGGCGGCGATGAGCGTTCAGGCGATCAAGGGCGTGGAGATCGGGGACGGATTTTCCCTCGCAGACCGCCGCGGCTCCGAGGCGCACGACGCGATCACCTACGACGCCGAGCGGGGCTTCGTACGCCCGACGAACCGGGCGGGCGGGATCGAAGGCGGGATGTCCAACGGCATGCCCATCCTCCTCCGGGCGGCAAAAAAGCCCATTCCCACCCTCATGAAGAATCCCCTGCCGAGCGTGGACCTTCGGACAAAGGAACCCGTTCGGGCGGCGGTCGAGCGCTCCGACGTGACGGCGGTGCCCGCCGCCCTCGTGGTCCTGGAAAACGTGATCGCCTGGGAGATCGCTGCCGCCCTCGTGGAGACCTTTCCCGCCGACCGCTTCGACGACCTGCGGGACGCCGTGGCGCGGGCGCGGGAGCGCATGCGCGGCTGA
- a CDS encoding PQQ-binding-like beta-propeller repeat protein — MAQPPPGFRRRDAASRFWRVLLALFAFLWAVVPSAVRAEGSEVTSLVFLNPSLVVRTGEQAPLPDLVAKYASGDTRTVTAEAEYEVADPGVARVEVSEGNARLAGLSAGYTKLTARYAGREAVLFVYVSDPPPEVRWQKAFEVAPSEFLHVAAFPDGSFLAIGTVVLEGKVHAEILRFSEGGEILWKRDERVADAATYPTHAAIGPDGRVYVVGYADPKSENPFTWVLALRAEDGAVLGERRLGGGEVVDYGRGVLPLADGGFVVAASRYTDAAESSVHLWRLDALGNVRWEKDYRGETRTLIDRKGLALAANGDIFVAGKALKAPGSNVWDGFLLRVRPEDGSVLWNATFGGEKNDFPYDVVATGDGGALVVGTTTSYPPHNAAAFLRKFDATGKEEWVRVFGAGAGRAFWGFDVAAFPDGSGYVFVGPAMLGSGNYAHTVVRVDEAGNLQWLAQLGGVRVDHTYGVAINAAGAIAVAGRGTSFHEDNKHHAFLALFAPEKRQSPGEGTSPPPPDPGAPPANGQTPPSPSDPGAPPANGQTPPPPPDPGAPPTDGVAPPAGEGTPAVGGETPTNAGMPSASAGRLSSESDADLAPAPGSKQISAGVLPRTGADAAFAFLPFLGGGSALAGAFLLFLRPRRRTA, encoded by the coding sequence GTGGCGCAACCGCCACCGGGGTTTCGCCGGCGGGATGCGGCGTCCCGTTTTTGGCGTGTACTTCTTGCGCTTTTTGCCTTCCTGTGGGCAGTAGTTCCGTCAGCCGTACGGGCCGAAGGATCGGAAGTGACTTCCCTCGTCTTTCTCAACCCCTCGCTCGTCGTCCGTACGGGAGAGCAGGCGCCCTTGCCCGACCTCGTGGCGAAGTACGCTTCCGGGGATACGCGCACGGTGACCGCGGAGGCGGAGTACGAAGTGGCCGATCCAGGCGTGGCCCGGGTGGAGGTCTCCGAAGGGAACGCACGGCTTGCGGGGCTCTCCGCAGGGTATACAAAGCTCACCGCGCGCTACGCGGGTCGCGAGGCGGTGCTCTTCGTATACGTGAGCGATCCGCCGCCGGAGGTGCGTTGGCAAAAGGCGTTTGAGGTGGCGCCGTCGGAATTCCTTCACGTCGCCGCCTTTCCCGACGGGAGCTTTCTCGCCATAGGGACCGTCGTCCTCGAGGGCAAGGTCCATGCGGAAATCCTCCGTTTCTCCGAAGGCGGGGAAATCCTCTGGAAGCGCGACGAACGCGTAGCAGATGCGGCGACGTATCCGACGCACGCGGCGATTGGCCCCGACGGCAGGGTGTACGTCGTCGGCTACGCCGACCCCAAGAGCGAAAATCCCTTTACCTGGGTGCTCGCCTTGCGGGCGGAAGACGGGGCCGTCCTGGGAGAGCGGCGGCTGGGGGGCGGAGAGGTGGTCGACTACGGCCGCGGCGTACTCCCTCTCGCCGACGGGGGATTTGTCGTCGCCGCGAGCCGCTACACGGATGCGGCGGAGAGTTCCGTCCACCTCTGGCGTCTCGACGCCTTGGGGAACGTGCGTTGGGAAAAGGACTACCGCGGGGAGACGCGGACGCTGATCGACCGGAAGGGGCTTGCCCTTGCCGCGAACGGCGACATCTTTGTCGCCGGGAAAGCCCTCAAAGCGCCCGGATCGAACGTGTGGGACGGTTTTCTCCTACGCGTTCGTCCTGAGGATGGTTCCGTCCTCTGGAACGCGACCTTCGGCGGGGAGAAGAACGACTTCCCGTACGACGTCGTAGCCACGGGGGACGGCGGTGCCCTCGTCGTGGGGACGACGACGTCGTACCCGCCGCACAACGCCGCCGCCTTCCTGCGCAAGTTCGACGCGACGGGGAAGGAGGAGTGGGTACGCGTCTTTGGCGCCGGCGCGGGACGCGCGTTTTGGGGCTTCGACGTTGCCGCCTTTCCCGACGGGAGCGGGTACGTCTTCGTCGGACCGGCCATGCTCGGGTCGGGGAACTACGCGCACACCGTCGTACGCGTGGACGAGGCGGGGAATTTGCAATGGCTCGCCCAGCTGGGAGGCGTGCGCGTAGACCACACGTACGGCGTGGCGATAAACGCTGCCGGTGCGATCGCCGTCGCGGGACGCGGGACGAGCTTTCACGAAGACAACAAGCACCACGCCTTCCTCGCCCTCTTCGCTCCCGAGAAGCGTCAGTCTCCGGGGGAGGGGACTTCGCCGCCCCCGCCCGATCCGGGTGCACCGCCCGCCAACGGACAGACTCCCCCTTCTCCTTCCGATCCGGGTGCGCCGCCCGCCAATGGGCAGACTCCCCCTCCTCCGCCCGATCCAGGTGCGCCGCCTACTGACGGAGTGGCGCCGCCGGCCGGGGAAGGAACACCGGCGGTAGGCGGGGAGACGCCCACGAATGCAGGAATGCCGTCTGCCAGTGCCGGGCGTCTTTCCTCGGAGAGCGATGCCGATCTTGCTCCCGCTCCCGGATCCAAGCAAATCTCCGCGGGTGTTCTCCCCCGTACGGGTGCAGATGCCGCGTTTGCGTTCCTTCCTTTTCTAGGCGGCGGTTCCGCCCTTGCGGGAGCTTTCCTCCTCTTCTTGCGTCCACGCAGGCGCACGGCGTAG
- the ndk gene encoding nucleoside-diphosphate kinase: MVERTFVMVKPDGVERGLVGEILTRFERRGLRIVAGKFLRVSRELAERHYAEHREKPFFEDLVSFITSGPVFAFVLEGEDAIRVVREMMGRTNPRDAAPGTIRGDYALSIEKNLVHGSDSRESAEREIALWFRPEEIVDYRRAVDAWI, translated from the coding sequence GTGGTCGAGCGAACGTTTGTCATGGTGAAGCCGGACGGCGTAGAACGCGGTCTCGTTGGCGAAATCCTCACCCGCTTCGAGCGGCGGGGCCTTCGCATCGTCGCCGGAAAGTTCCTCCGCGTCTCGCGGGAACTCGCCGAGCGCCACTACGCCGAGCACCGGGAAAAGCCGTTTTTCGAAGACCTCGTATCCTTCATCACCTCCGGTCCCGTCTTCGCCTTCGTCCTCGAGGGCGAAGACGCGATTCGCGTCGTGCGGGAGATGATGGGACGCACAAACCCGCGCGACGCCGCACCGGGGACGATCCGCGGCGATTACGCCTTGTCTATCGAAAAGAACCTGGTTCACGGCTCCGATTCGCGGGAGAGCGCGGAGCGGGAGATCGCCCTCTGGTTTCGTCCCGAGGAGATCGTGGACTACCGACGCGCCGTAGACGCGTGGATTTGA
- a CDS encoding UbiX family flavin prenyltransferase, whose amino-acid sequence MSGLTQKGPHRLVVGVTGASGAVYARRLVGVLRAAGVEVHLVVTDAARRVFREELGWDGEHLADWVRRTWVWPPEGGGGGPAAAEGSRPGVRKGAAPADVFLYDNEDVGAPVASGSFRTRGMVVVPCSMGTLGRLATGSGEKLLERAADVALKEGRPLVLVPRETPLTAIHLENMLRLARAGAAILPAMPAFYHRPRTVDDLVNFVVGKILDRLDLSAPDVYARWGEGSKGE is encoded by the coding sequence ATGTCCGGTCTGACGCAGAAGGGGCCGCACCGCCTCGTCGTAGGGGTGACGGGGGCGAGCGGCGCCGTCTACGCGCGCCGCCTCGTCGGTGTGCTCCGGGCGGCGGGAGTGGAGGTCCACCTCGTCGTCACCGATGCCGCGCGCCGCGTGTTTCGAGAGGAGCTTGGTTGGGACGGGGAACACCTCGCGGATTGGGTGAGGCGCACATGGGTGTGGCCGCCGGAAGGCGGGGGCGGGGGGCCTGCAGCGGCGGAGGGGAGTCGCCCGGGAGTAAGAAAGGGTGCGGCACCTGCAGACGTCTTCCTCTACGACAACGAGGACGTAGGCGCCCCCGTGGCGAGCGGTTCCTTTCGCACGCGCGGGATGGTTGTCGTCCCCTGCTCCATGGGAACCCTTGGCCGCCTGGCCACCGGGTCCGGCGAAAAGCTCCTGGAACGCGCCGCCGACGTGGCGCTCAAGGAAGGGCGCCCGCTGGTCCTCGTGCCGCGCGAGACGCCGCTCACCGCGATCCACCTGGAAAACATGCTGCGTCTGGCCCGCGCTGGTGCGGCGATCCTCCCCGCCATGCCCGCCTTCTACCACCGGCCGCGCACCGTCGACGACCTCGTGAACTTCGTCGTGGGCAAGATCCTCGACCGCCTCGACCTCTCCGCACCGGACGTCTACGCCCGCTGGGGAGAAGGTTCCAAAGGAGAGTAG
- a CDS encoding demethylmenaquinone methyltransferase, translating to MGAPTFRTPEEKKAYVRRVFGSIAPWYDFFNTLLSFGTHKLWRRRFLRELRLTPGMRVLDLATGTGDLALAVARRLGPEGEVVGVDLSPEMLSIAREKVARLRESGRAPLARVEFREGEAERLPFPDAAFDGATIGFALRNVTDVPHVLREMRRVVRPGGFVASLELSHPYLWGFRQVYGVYFERVLPWIADRIAGRYEEYAWLPESLKRFIDAETLRRLFEEAGLERVRVIPLTFGVAAIHIGYRPEEPGE from the coding sequence ATGGGGGCCCCGACGTTCCGCACGCCCGAAGAAAAGAAGGCCTACGTCCGGCGCGTATTCGGCTCGATCGCCCCTTGGTACGACTTTTTCAACACCCTCCTCTCCTTCGGGACGCACAAGCTCTGGCGCCGCCGATTTTTGCGGGAGCTCCGCCTCACTCCGGGGATGCGGGTGCTCGATCTTGCGACGGGGACGGGGGATCTCGCCCTCGCCGTAGCCCGGCGGCTCGGCCCCGAAGGGGAAGTCGTGGGCGTGGATCTGTCTCCGGAGATGCTCTCCATCGCACGGGAAAAGGTCGCCCGTCTGCGCGAATCGGGTCGGGCACCTTTGGCGCGCGTCGAGTTTCGCGAGGGGGAAGCGGAGAGGCTCCCCTTTCCCGACGCCGCGTTCGACGGCGCGACGATCGGCTTTGCCCTGAGAAACGTGACGGACGTGCCGCACGTCCTGCGCGAGATGCGGCGCGTCGTCCGTCCGGGCGGCTTCGTCGCCTCACTCGAGCTGTCGCACCCGTACCTCTGGGGGTTCCGCCAGGTGTACGGCGTATACTTCGAACGCGTTCTCCCGTGGATCGCCGACCGCATCGCCGGTCGCTACGAGGAATACGCCTGGCTTCCAGAATCCCTCAAGCGCTTCATCGATGCCGAGACGCTCCGGCGCCTCTTCGAGGAGGCGGGGCTCGAGCGCGTGCGGGTCATCCCGCTCACCTTTGGCGTCGCGGCGATTCACATCGGCTACCGACCCGAGGAACCGGGAGAATAG